The proteins below are encoded in one region of Apium graveolens cultivar Ventura chromosome 4, ASM990537v1, whole genome shotgun sequence:
- the LOC141719194 gene encoding putative 39 kDa protein in mitochondrial S-1 and S-2 DNA, protein MGIVLHSLSVSNVLRSQNPFEDCIRKRWDSSLCRREQLLEDILFVYNDLTSTTRWSMPHDQFKSILRQICSDEYHLSPLRYLLIPEYDFTKVFVEELVLSYPDIMFRKCRQHPGSIEVLLPHNDDVVVYTGLSRFLYRLSLGSLPHNEDYRILNQSSIEAFYKSLLGRRAVRLYCIELDESLNFIPKKLLLETLSPILLDRSVYRLISELMELNINHKDMYYPPSPYGIPALGEICRFLFNLFLVESFDPCFAQKYPGIEFVRYFHTIFLFIQNDEQNQAFFGIEDMLADLDLINGYIKSIDTLGCMYSRIGLVKKVFRIAPDGTIERGEDRFDFI, encoded by the coding sequence ATGGGCATTGTACTTCATTCACTTAGTGTGTCTAACGTCTTACGTTCTCAAAACCCTTTTGAAGATTGTATTCGAAAGCGCTGGGACTCGTCTTTATGTAGACGTGAACAGCTATTGGAAGATATTCTCTTTGTTTATAACGATTTAACGTCAACTACAAGATGGTCTATGCCTCATGATCAATTCAAATCAATTCTACGACAAATATGTTCGGATGAATACCATCTATCTCCACTAAGATATCTTCTTATCCCGGAGTATGATTTTACCAAGGTTTTTGTCGAAGAACTGGTATTATCATATCCTGATATCATGTTTCGAAAATGTCGACAGCATCCTGGTTCTATAGAGGTTCTTTTACCGCATAATGATGATGTAGTCGTCTACACTGGTTTATCACGTTTCTTGTATCGTCTCTCTTTAGGTAGCTTACCTCATAATGAGGATTACCGAATATTGAATCAATCAAGTATCGAGGCTTTTTATAAGAGTCTTCTAGGTAGAAGGGCTGTGAGGTTGTACTGTATTGAATTAGATGAATCCTTGAATTTCATTCCAAAAAAGCTTTTATTAGAGACGCTGTCACCTATCCTTCTTGATAGGTCTGTCTATAGACTCATATCAGAGTTGATGGAACTCAATATCAACCATAAGGATATGTATTATCCACCATCACCTTATGGTATACCAGCTCTAGGTGAAATATGCAGATTCTTGTTCAATCTATTCTTGGTCGAAAGCTTTGATCCTTGCTTTGCTCAAAAGTATCCGGGTATTGAGTTTGTGAGGTATTTTCATACCATTTTTCTCTTTATTCAAAACGATGAACAAAACCAGGCTTTCTTCGGGATAGAAGATATGCTGGCTGATCTTGATCTAATCAACGGGTATATAAAGTCTATCGATACTTTAGGCTGTATGTACTCGAGAATAGGACTTGTCAAGAAAGTCTTTCGTATTGCACCTGATGGCACGATAGAACGTGGAGAAGATCGATTTGATTTTATTTGA
- the LOC141719192 gene encoding LOW QUALITY PROTEIN: putative DNA-directed RNA polymerase (The sequence of the model RefSeq protein was modified relative to this genomic sequence to represent the inferred CDS: deleted 1 base in 1 codon) has translation MIWNFFNAAKVYKPSNTTWIFNSHEFLPCIGNDDREKVIKFWVEFYDEAIKKCEITNMNECVPMKNDFIYKQVVFKRLNHHRGMNLSEEELRDIQKFIEESSFEFDEESMYKNVPNVITYMIKKGEQSATLGYSSAKDFLLLSKKLSDEEKESLNVFGNYTLEVLIIHVLSTLFNAVESNSVIRLSTLVDRLDTVVRSQITLLMRRKFHREWTPVVPEQPSAPKAKASDEAKTRAKTRSRYFSFGTELVEFMQKRDLIEVSHIGNIEDDPIRKKGSDFYIAKHQNVHCKFPVSDLPIRFSLPMVCKPEDWKSILPDNQKPKYLSDIRGGYLSSLTADIDERYRLLSSHNIDHFYLKLNQNSNQLCNIMNKLQSEPFKVNSLFLKYIRDNESILVEHGLLLPSFLFKLKFKGIYEIFKNKYYSYNFKKGVRLSTLFKELSQLIQRACYEQYILKLSIVYEGYRFYLPAFLDFRGRIYRSGILHFHERDLARSLVVIAEDAYSLDNQKDMNLLKSFVEASSFHYKGFINYSNGLKWCADYISSSLNDNNTLIEKARDAKKPLQLLSCAVALNDVDERPPERGPDIFQYLIYYPITQDASASAYQLMSYFLLDKSLAQNTNLIAPDNDDNIQDLYEYLLEDMKVFIKETYKKDSLILTVGENLTRKIMKNIFMPMIYGKTIMSTAAYLQEALPLDLGKRSKTVAKVFYVFFEKKYDRLYCLMNLIKNIGWFSSERDLAVCYKVPWFTTIQDYRKSSETHIWVHDIKSSSKRKVTLSIPSDKRDSRKMMTSTFVNFIHQKDACLAMSVVNSLLKDSIPIYTVHDNFLSTVPYSSILPKLYIDAYKEMGPPLVVINEFIYMNLSKPGYHNPSFERVIPSVELEALLNNCILAELRGKNNTWTKKKRLIINSYNSYINAVCGPTEHGKTNDERYANHVRMWNSFKNELSARYCLHY, from the exons ATGATCTGGAATTTTTTTAACGCTGCTAAGGTGTATAAACCCTCTAATACTACTTGGATATTCAATTCTCACGAATTTTTACCTTGTATCGGAAATGATGATCGAGAAAAGGTCATCAAATTCTGGGTTGAATTTTATGATGAGGCTATAAAAAAATGTGAGATCACTAACATGAATGAATGTGTTCCTATGAAGAATGACTTCATCTATAAACAGGTCGTATTCAAGCGTCTGAACCATCATCGTGGTATGAATCTTAGCGAGGAAGAATTACGAGATATTCAAAAATTCATCGAGGAGTCTTCTTTTGAGTTTGATGAAGAGTCTATGTATAAAAATGTTCCAAACGTAATCACATATATGATTAAGAAAGGAGAACAGTCTGCAACTCTTGGTTATAGTTCTGCAAAGGATTTTCTTTTGTTGAGTAAAAAGCTCTCTGATGAAGAAAAAGAATCACTTAATGTGTTTGGTAATTATACGTTGGAAGTATTAATAATACATGTGTTAAGTACTTTGTTTAATGCAGTAGAATCTAATTCAGTTATTCGTCTATCTACTCTAGTAGATCGTTTAGATACTGTTGTTCGTTCACAGATCACTTTATTAATGAGGCGCAAATTTCATAGAGAATGGACTCCCGTTGTGCCTGAACAACCTAGCGCTCCTAAAGCTAAAGCCAGCGATGAAGCTAAAACCAGAGCTAAAACCCGCAGCAGATATTTTAGCTTCGGCACTGAATTAGTTGAATTCATGCAAAAAAGGGATTTGATAGAAGTATCGCATATTGGGAATATTGAAGATGATCCTATCCGCAAGAAAGGGAGTGATTTCTATATTGCTAAGCATCAGAACGTACACTGTAAATTTCCCGTCTCTGATTTGCCTATCAGGTTTAGTTTACCTATGGTCTGCAAACCAGAAGATTGGAAAAGTATTCTTCCTGATAATCAAAAGCCCAAGTATCTCTCAGATATAAGGGGTGGTTACTTAAGTAGTTTAACAGCGGATATAGACGAGCGTTACCGTTTGTTAAGCTCTCATAATATAGATCATTTTTATCTAAAATTAAATCAGAATTCTAATCAATTATGTAATATCATGAATAAACTACAAAGTGAACCATTTAAAGTAAATAGCCTTTTCTTGAAATATATTCGAGATAATGAGTCTATATTGGTAGAGCATGGTTTACTCCTGCCTTCATTTCTA TTTAAATTGAAATTCAAGGGTATATATGAGATATTTAAGAATAAGTATTATTCATATAATTTCAAAAAAGGTGTACGCCTTTCAACCTTATTCAAGGAATTGAGTCAACTCATTCAGCGTGCCTGCTATGAGCAATACATATTGAAATTATCAATAGTCTACGAGGGATACCGTTTTTATTTGCCAGCTTTTCTGGATTTCCGAGGACGAATCTATCGCAGCGGTATTTTGCATTTCCATGAACGTGATCTAGCCAGAAGCCTGGTCGTCATTGCGGAAGACGCTTATAGTTTAGATAACCAAAAAGATATGAATCTCTTAAAGTCTTTTGTCGAAGCATCATCCTTCCATTACAAGGGGTTTATAAATTACAGTAATGGTTTAAAATGGTGTGCAGACTATATCTCCTCATCTCTAAATGATAATAATACTTTAATCGAAAAAGCTCGTGATGCTAAAAAACCATTACAGTTACTGTCATGTGCTGTTGCATTAAATGATGTCGATGAAAGGCCTCCTGAGAGGGGTCCCGATATATTTCAATATCTAATTTATTATCCCATAACCCAGGATGCCTCCGCGAGTGCTTATCAGCTAATGAGCTACTTTTTATTGGATAAATCGCTAGCTCAGAATACAAATCTTATAGCCCCTGATAATGATGATAATATCCAAGATTTGTATGAATACCTTCTCGAAGATATGAAAGTCTTCATAAAAGAAACTTATAAAAAAGATTCACTCATTCTTACTGTAGGTGAAAATCTGACGCGTAAGATAATGAAGAATATATTCATGCCAATGATATATGGTAAAACTATAATGAGCACTGCAGCCTATCTGCAAGAGGCTTTACCTCTCGATCTGGGTAAGCGCTCAAAAACAGTGGCAAAAGTGTTTTATGTATTCTTTGAAAAGAAATATGATAGGCTGTATTGCTTGATGAATTTGATCAAAAATATAGGTTGGTTTTCGTCAGAAAGGGATCTTGCCGTTTGCTATAAAGTCCCGTGGTTTACAACAATACAGGATTATCGAAAATCATCAGAGACTCATATATGGGTCCATGATATAAAATCTTCTTCGAAGAGAAAAGTAACTCTCTCAATACCATCTGATAAACGGGATAGTAGAAAAATGATGACATCAACCTTTGTCAACTTCATTCATCAAAAGGATGCCTGTCTCGCAATGAGTGTAGTCAACTCCTTACTCAAGGATTCTATCCCTATCTACACTGTTCACGACAACTTTCTATCAACAGTACCCTATAGCTCTATATTACCGAAATTATATATTGATGCCTATAAGGAAATGGGTCCGCCTCTTGTAGTGATTAACGAGTTCATCTATATGAATTTATCAAAACCCGGTTACCATAATCCATCATTCGAAAGAGTTATACCTTCTGTTGAACTCGAAGCTCTCTTAAATAATTGCATTCTAGCAGAGCTGAGGGGTAAAAATAATACTTGGACGAAGAAGAAAAGATTGataattaattcatataattCCTATATAAATGCGGTCTGTGGTCCTACCGAGCACGGCAAAACAAATGATGAGAGATATGCTAATCATGTAAGGATGTGGAATTCGTTCAAAAATGAGCTTTCAGCTCGATATTGTTTACACTATTAG